Proteins from a genomic interval of uncultured Campylobacter sp.:
- a CDS encoding glycosyltransferase — MSKKILWCGNSYYGSPFKVGCNYYSELLAKGGNKVLFIAPPVSPFHDKNNEAIRLAQSKKGVHKIFENYFIYTPFALIPPFKKLPSVFYRVIKTWHIFTIPNFKKMLKNFDFLNVDILVIDNFAFLPITDIVKYNKLIVRVTDRLDGFDVGTAAIKAEEHLIKKADKTIYTSSSLKSYIEKFNKNCFYVPNGVDFNKFQKKYDKPEFFYDIKSSVAVYVGAIEDWFDFDLLDYVASELTDMHFLIIGTVKFKPKNFEQIKSRKNITFYGKVDNDAVAPFLKFADVGIIPFRLDMDLVHSISPLKLYEYSAAGLYTVATKWRELEQLNSPALLADSKEDFAACVKKAVALKQIGGSEIVKFAKDNDWKEKIRLII, encoded by the coding sequence ATGTCTAAAAAAATACTATGGTGCGGAAATTCGTATTACGGTTCGCCGTTTAAAGTCGGTTGCAATTATTACAGCGAACTGCTAGCTAAGGGGGGAAACAAAGTTTTATTTATCGCGCCGCCCGTTTCGCCGTTTCATGATAAAAATAACGAAGCCATCAGACTCGCTCAATCAAAAAAAGGCGTACATAAAATTTTTGAAAATTATTTTATATATACTCCGTTTGCGCTTATTCCGCCGTTTAAAAAGTTACCTTCCGTTTTTTATCGGGTTATAAAGACGTGGCATATTTTTACTATACCGAACTTTAAAAAAATGCTTAAAAATTTTGATTTTTTAAACGTGGATATTTTAGTTATAGATAATTTTGCGTTTTTGCCAATAACGGATATCGTAAAATACAATAAACTAATCGTTAGGGTTACCGATAGATTAGACGGCTTTGACGTAGGCACGGCTGCTATCAAAGCAGAGGAGCATTTGATAAAAAAAGCCGATAAAACGATATATACGTCATCTAGCCTTAAAAGCTATATAGAGAAATTTAATAAAAACTGCTTTTATGTCCCAAACGGGGTTGATTTTAACAAATTTCAAAAAAAGTACGATAAGCCCGAATTTTTTTATGATATTAAAAGCTCAGTCGCCGTTTACGTAGGCGCTATCGAGGACTGGTTTGATTTTGATTTACTAGATTATGTAGCTAGCGAGCTAACCGATATGCATTTTTTAATAATCGGAACCGTAAAATTTAAACCTAAAAATTTTGAGCAAATAAAATCTAGAAAAAACATTACCTTTTACGGAAAGGTCGATAATGATGCGGTAGCTCCTTTTTTGAAATTTGCAGACGTCGGCATAATCCCGTTTAGGTTAGATATGGATTTGGTTCACTCTATAAGTCCGTTAAAGTTATACGAATACTCGGCAGCCGGACTTTATACGGTAGCGACTAAGTGGCGAGAGCTAGAGCAGCTAAATAGCCCCGCTTTGTTAGCTGATTCAAAAGAGGATTTTGCGGCGTGCGTAAAAAAAGCCGTAGCCTTAAAGCAAATAGGTGGGAGCGAAATCGTAAAATTTGCAAAGGATAATGATTGGAAAGAAAAAATACGACTTATTATTTAA
- a CDS encoding class I SAM-dependent methyltransferase, which translates to MNNRFDEIYDNALGGWGFSFRRSQIYRFQKYIDLFKKNNIKGKILEIGCGTGYFTNMMSKSLRNIDITAVDISQIAIDKARKRFPNINFAMDSLPNINFEDKVFECVTAIEVLYYLDAKEQMESISQIYRAMKENGFFVVSVNIGGKPYFKLDEIRNLVSDKFEIIYEDGLYIKTYYKYIESPIWLILEMFSSYEKIMIKEADDSFKKRVKSMLNFTIKNKLVFHTLGFLIRKICIGILYCMPVSIIDKISKFISKNEQSIYICLGQKRT; encoded by the coding sequence ATGAATAATAGATTCGATGAAATATACGATAACGCTTTGGGCGGCTGGGGATTTTCTTTTAGAAGAAGTCAAATCTATAGATTTCAAAAATATATAGATTTATTTAAAAAGAATAATATTAAGGGTAAAATTTTAGAAATAGGTTGTGGTACTGGATATTTTACGAACATGATGTCTAAATCTCTAAGAAATATAGATATAACCGCTGTCGATATATCGCAGATAGCGATAGATAAGGCTAGAAAAAGATTTCCTAACATTAATTTTGCTATGGATAGTTTGCCAAATATAAATTTCGAAGACAAAGTGTTCGAGTGCGTTACTGCCATAGAGGTTTTATATTATTTAGATGCTAAAGAGCAGATGGAGTCTATTTCTCAAATTTATAGAGCCATGAAAGAAAACGGCTTTTTCGTTGTATCGGTTAATATAGGAGGGAAGCCCTATTTTAAACTAGATGAAATTAGAAATTTAGTATCTGATAAATTTGAGATAATTTATGAAGACGGGCTATATATAAAAACATATTACAAATACATAGAATCTCCTATTTGGCTTATTTTGGAGATGTTTTCATCTTATGAAAAAATAATGATAAAAGAGGCGGACGACTCTTTTAAAAAACGCGTAAAGAGCATGTTAAATTTTACGATAAAAAATAAATTAGTATTTCATACGCTGGGTTTTTTAATCAGAAAAATTTGCATAGGTATATTATATTGTATGCCCGTATCTATCATCGATAAAATATCAAAATTTATATCAAAAAATGAACAGTCGATCTATATATGTTTGGGGCAAAAGCGTACATGA
- a CDS encoding alginate lyase family protein, with the protein MGKIFYYLKKAKSMPPDALCAKIANKILNLTKNKIQKLRDISGDTRIKFNVSPVRISYVNLRKLDVSNINLDVARYLSKMYLEHKFDLLGSGWVKNSYDSAALGLEGYKYDMNVAAPANAPEGYEPIDWQKDFKSGFRWDEKKWYKDQRIAHKLGSDIKVPWELARLQHLPQLAIFAIADPNLQERNLKEFKNQILDFIRNNPPRMGVNWTCTMDVGIRVANMLAAYDMFCQMDEGEILDADFKQTFSNSVYEHALHIVNNLEYSPHLTSNHYLSDIAGLLQACAYLNGGGEIDAWLAFAVQEVISEMKKEFYEDGGNFESSTSYHRLSGELMAYSAALILGLKSDKILSLKNYDANLWRKKPKLMPPKEQEFKIINGEIALPQWFVDRLYKIGRFTADITKPNGEVPQFGDNDSGRFFRLSPNGEFLSNKRAAQKYLNLSGFAGGNEPFWDENILNHSALISCMGWIFDDEIFKNGFCFERSFVRSLAGRTLQASDKTYKNQVASGVKFSELPHRKSMEFKIASSQEIKNLFYPDSGIFIFKSSKFYLAVCATPLGQRDHGGHTHNDKLGYELWIEGRDIARDPGTYLYTPIPGIRNEFRSVKAHNVPIVDDLEQNSWREGIAGLFGMLTDCRCFVADFGENFISLAAEYKGVKIMRKFEIKEDRLVITDTANREFYYSKFELYSNGYGKLSRTGVLNE; encoded by the coding sequence ATGGGTAAAATTTTTTATTATCTCAAAAAAGCCAAGTCGATGCCGCCTGATGCGTTGTGCGCGAAAATCGCTAATAAAATTTTAAATTTAACTAAAAATAAAATCCAAAAATTGCGCGATATATCCGGCGATACCCGTATCAAATTTAACGTTTCGCCGGTACGAATAAGCTACGTGAATTTACGCAAACTCGATGTTTCAAATATAAATTTAGACGTCGCTAGATATCTATCTAAAATGTACCTGGAGCATAAATTTGATCTGCTCGGCAGCGGCTGGGTAAAAAATAGCTATGATAGCGCGGCGCTCGGGCTTGAGGGCTACAAATACGATATGAATGTTGCGGCGCCTGCGAATGCGCCCGAAGGCTACGAGCCGATTGATTGGCAGAAGGATTTTAAAAGCGGCTTTCGGTGGGATGAAAAAAAATGGTACAAAGACCAGCGCATAGCCCATAAGCTTGGCAGCGATATAAAGGTGCCGTGGGAGCTTGCGAGGCTTCAGCACTTACCGCAGCTTGCTATTTTTGCGATAGCGGATCCAAATTTGCAAGAGCGAAATTTAAAGGAATTTAAAAACCAAATTTTAGATTTTATCCGTAACAATCCGCCTAGAATGGGCGTAAATTGGACCTGCACGATGGATGTTGGCATTAGGGTTGCTAATATGCTGGCGGCTTACGATATGTTTTGCCAGATGGATGAAGGCGAAATTTTGGATGCAGATTTTAAACAGACCTTTTCAAATAGCGTCTACGAGCATGCGCTTCATATCGTAAATAATCTGGAGTATTCGCCGCATCTTACGTCAAATCACTATCTAAGCGATATCGCGGGCTTGCTGCAAGCTTGCGCGTATTTGAACGGCGGCGGTGAGATAGACGCGTGGCTGGCGTTTGCCGTGCAAGAAGTAATCAGCGAAATGAAAAAGGAATTTTACGAAGACGGCGGAAATTTTGAGAGTTCTACGAGCTACCACCGCCTAAGCGGCGAGCTAATGGCGTATAGCGCGGCTTTGATACTGGGTCTAAAAAGCGATAAAATTTTGTCGCTAAAAAATTACGACGCAAATCTTTGGCGCAAAAAGCCAAAACTCATGCCACCCAAGGAGCAGGAATTTAAAATTATAAACGGAGAAATAGCGCTGCCGCAGTGGTTTGTGGACAGGCTGTATAAAATCGGCAGGTTTACCGCCGACATTACAAAGCCAAACGGCGAAGTACCGCAATTTGGCGATAACGACAGCGGCAGGTTTTTTAGGCTTAGCCCAAACGGCGAGTTCTTAAGCAACAAACGAGCCGCGCAAAAATATCTAAATTTAAGCGGCTTTGCGGGCGGCAACGAGCCGTTTTGGGACGAAAATATCTTAAACCACTCCGCGCTAATTAGCTGTATGGGCTGGATTTTTGACGATGAGATATTTAAAAACGGTTTTTGCTTTGAGAGAAGTTTTGTTCGCTCGCTTGCCGGGCGTACGCTACAAGCAAGCGATAAAACATACAAAAACCAGGTCGCCTCGGGCGTGAAATTTAGCGAACTGCCGCACCGAAAAAGCATGGAATTTAAAATTGCGAGTTCGCAAGAGATCAAAAATCTATTTTATCCGGACAGCGGAATTTTTATCTTTAAATCCAGCAAATTTTACCTCGCCGTCTGCGCTACGCCGCTTGGGCAAAGGGATCACGGCGGACATACGCACAACGATAAGCTGGGCTACGAGCTGTGGATAGAGGGGCGCGACATAGCAAGAGATCCCGGCACCTATCTTTATACTCCGATCCCTGGCATAAGAAATGAATTTAGAAGCGTCAAAGCGCACAACGTGCCGATTGTGGACGATTTGGAACAAAACAGTTGGAGGGAGGGGATAGCGGGATTATTTGGTATGCTTACAGATTGTAGGTGCTTTGTAGCGGATTTTGGAGAAAATTTTATAAGCCTAGCCGCAGAATACAAAGGCGTAAAGATTATGAGAAAATTTGAGATAAAAGAGGATAGATTGGTGATTACCGATACGGCAAACAGGGAATTTTATTATAGTAAATTTGAGCTATACTCAAACGGATACGGGAAGTTATCGAGAACTGGTGTGTTAAATGAATAA
- a CDS encoding acyltransferase, whose amino-acid sequence MNNSIIVNNNFNLLRLIAAFQVMFVHANGYLANKSDLSWYVTKILNFSGVTVFFLISGFLISMSYARNQDLRTYIKNRILRIYPGLYINILIGIAVLYAFIDLNFDFVFFKWFLTQISFLQFYNLEASRAFGTGEINAPLWTISIELIFYAVLPIIFNINKRSKKILPCIFLISIIFFVYNSSSDRNLFINKLINVSLVPYLFVFLIGFYFYTYFDFFHKYLKDKFFIYFATYIMGRICCHYFNSIFLDILVNYFIFPFLVFSFAFSFKGLDSFLRGNDFTYGIYIYHMFFVNIFVQIGGGSIYVVYVAILSICCAIISWFFVEKPCLNLKNKSLYHSRMKNV is encoded by the coding sequence ATGAATAATAGCATTATAGTAAATAATAATTTTAATTTATTAAGATTGATAGCTGCATTTCAGGTTATGTTTGTTCATGCAAACGGTTATTTGGCAAATAAAAGCGACTTATCTTGGTATGTAACCAAAATATTAAATTTTAGCGGTGTAACCGTATTTTTTCTTATTAGTGGTTTTTTAATAAGTATGTCTTATGCAAGAAATCAAGATTTAAGAACTTATATTAAAAATAGAATTTTAAGAATTTATCCAGGGCTTTATATTAATATTTTGATCGGTATAGCAGTTTTATACGCGTTCATAGATTTAAATTTTGACTTTGTTTTTTTTAAATGGTTTCTTACGCAAATTTCCTTTTTGCAATTTTACAATCTTGAAGCCAGCAGAGCCTTTGGTACGGGCGAGATAAATGCGCCGCTTTGGACGATCTCGATCGAGCTAATATTTTATGCCGTCTTGCCCATCATTTTTAATATAAATAAAAGGTCTAAGAAAATATTGCCTTGCATTTTTTTGATCTCAATAATATTTTTTGTATATAATTCTAGTAGCGATAGAAATTTGTTTATTAACAAGCTTATTAATGTATCTCTGGTGCCATACCTGTTTGTATTTTTAATCGGCTTTTATTTCTATACATATTTTGATTTCTTTCATAAGTACTTAAAGGATAAATTCTTTATATATTTCGCTACTTATATTATGGGCAGAATTTGCTGCCATTATTTTAATAGTATTTTTTTAGATATATTAGTAAATTATTTTATATTTCCATTTTTGGTTTTTTCTTTTGCATTTAGCTTCAAAGGTCTTGATAGTTTTTTAAGAGGCAATGATTTCACTTACGGTATTTATATATACCATATGTTTTTTGTAAATATTTTTGTCCAAATAGGTGGGGGCAGCATTTATGTAGTATATGTCGCTATTTTGTCTATATGCTGCGCTATAATCAGCTGGTTTTTTGTAGAGAAACCGTGTTTAAACTTAAAAAATAAAAGCTTATATCACAGCAGGATGAAAAATGTCTAA
- a CDS encoding methionine biosynthesis protein MetW: protein MIDRSLNYGRHIIADFAAKIGHYETVLDIGAGKGDDLAIYKSKCDNARLLALEGYEPNVAKLAARGIEVFSHDLERDKFPFEDESLDIVSANQILEHVKEIFWIFHEIARTLKIGGHFVLAVPNLASLHNRALLLLGRQPTSIQNHSAHVRGYTKPDLMRFLKIWGGFEPVDFQGSNFYPFPPCIAKPLARAFPQSAWSIFLLLKKTKEYEGEFIKWPIEKSLETNFYLGEK, encoded by the coding sequence ATGATAGACAGAAGCCTAAACTACGGACGACATATAATAGCCGATTTTGCCGCTAAAATAGGGCATTACGAAACCGTGCTGGATATCGGCGCGGGCAAGGGCGATGATTTGGCGATATATAAAAGTAAATGCGATAATGCTAGGCTTTTAGCCTTAGAAGGGTATGAGCCAAATGTCGCAAAACTAGCCGCAAGAGGCATCGAGGTCTTTTCGCACGATCTTGAGCGAGATAAATTTCCTTTCGAGGATGAGAGCCTGGATATCGTGAGCGCAAATCAAATTCTAGAGCACGTCAAGGAGATATTTTGGATATTTCACGAGATAGCTCGTACGCTAAAAATAGGCGGGCATTTCGTGCTAGCGGTTCCGAATTTAGCCAGCCTTCACAACAGAGCCTTGCTATTACTAGGCAGGCAGCCTACGTCTATACAAAATCACTCCGCGCACGTTAGAGGTTATACTAAGCCCGATTTGATGCGATTTTTAAAAATTTGGGGCGGTTTTGAGCCGGTAGATTTTCAAGGAAGTAATTTTTATCCGTTTCCGCCCTGCATCGCAAAGCCGTTAGCCAGGGCGTTTCCTCAGTCTGCTTGGAGTATCTTTTTGCTGCTTAAAAAGACCAAGGAGTATGAAGGCGAGTTTATAAAATGGCCGATCGAAAAATCGCTGGAAACTAATTTTTATCTGGGCGAAAAATGA
- a CDS encoding glycosyltransferase family 4 protein, giving the protein MMKILYLRTLYWFGLKAGGSVGHTAGVINAMDKKVRLSVVSNDELWGVNKEITVVKPIKFPFIPKDVLELFYNFKIIKHCADLEADTIYQRYSGFSFCGAYIAKRKKIPFVLEFNSSDVWKIKNWKNNDTLFKRIFKTIYYKIFKLPIVCAIESYNLKNAKCVVAVSEALKDILLNLGVDEGKIIVNPNGIDENKYNPQVSCEDVKQKYGLESKIVIGFIGTFGQWHGAENIAHAYGKLLQKYPEYKEKTKLFMIGDGIRMPIVKKHILEFDLQENVVLTGLIPQEQGAKFLSACDILVNATVPNPDESEFFGSPTKLFEYMAMGKAVICSDMAQMSEILEHGKTAYMVKPGCVDALEAAMKSLIDDTSLRASMGANAAKEALRKYTWDRHVDKILEAVNNG; this is encoded by the coding sequence ATGATGAAAATACTTTATCTAAGGACGCTTTATTGGTTTGGCTTAAAAGCGGGCGGCTCGGTGGGACACACGGCGGGCGTTATAAACGCTATGGATAAAAAGGTGCGGCTAAGCGTCGTTTCAAATGACGAACTTTGGGGAGTTAATAAAGAAATAACCGTCGTAAAGCCTATAAAATTTCCTTTTATCCCAAAAGATGTTCTTGAGCTTTTTTATAATTTTAAAATAATAAAGCATTGCGCCGATTTGGAGGCTGATACGATATATCAGAGATATAGCGGATTTAGCTTTTGCGGGGCTTATATCGCAAAAAGAAAAAAGATACCGTTTGTTTTAGAGTTTAACTCGTCTGACGTTTGGAAAATTAAAAATTGGAAAAATAACGATACTCTTTTCAAGCGAATTTTCAAGACTATTTACTACAAAATTTTTAAGCTACCTATCGTTTGCGCGATAGAAAGTTATAATCTAAAAAATGCAAAATGTGTAGTTGCGGTATCAGAGGCGTTAAAAGATATCCTTTTAAATTTAGGCGTAGACGAGGGCAAAATAATCGTAAATCCAAACGGAATAGACGAAAATAAATATAATCCGCAGGTAAGCTGCGAGGACGTAAAGCAAAAATACGGTCTTGAAAGTAAAATCGTAATCGGCTTTATAGGGACGTTTGGTCAGTGGCACGGAGCCGAAAATATCGCGCACGCTTACGGCAAGCTACTGCAAAAATATCCCGAATACAAAGAAAAAACCAAGCTTTTTATGATAGGCGACGGTATCAGGATGCCAATCGTAAAAAAACATATTTTGGAATTTGATTTGCAAGAAAACGTCGTATTAACCGGCCTTATCCCGCAAGAACAAGGAGCGAAATTCCTAAGCGCGTGCGATATCTTGGTTAACGCCACCGTCCCAAACCCCGATGAGAGCGAGTTTTTCGGTAGTCCTACCAAGCTGTTTGAATACATGGCTATGGGCAAAGCCGTAATATGCAGCGATATGGCTCAGATGTCTGAAATTTTGGAGCACGGCAAAACCGCCTATATGGTAAAACCGGGATGCGTAGACGCACTAGAAGCCGCCATGAAATCGCTAATAGACGATACCTCGCTAAGGGCGTCTATGGGCGCAAACGCCGCAAAAGAAGCCCTACGAAAGTATACGTGGGACAGGCATGTGGATAAAATTTTAGAGGCCGTAAATAATGGGTAA
- a CDS encoding oligosaccharide flippase family protein — translation MEVMFKNLLASKVAKQTLFLFVAQIFGMVVGFVSNMLLAKQMGATNFGIYSLSLAIITFISIFFEFGYFSSASKMLANNHDINLEKKIFGASIIIACVLSAFFIVFALMISFLLGKIFSDEIGRIIRISSFISWSFVIPFFMELILKGSNHIGYLAGFNIFSKILFVAFLSLLFIFEQLTPLNALLSFSLSYAVAFAIYAYMLRPNFSGFFEILRAINLENKRYGMHVYVGRVIDVSTYNIDRLLIGYFMGSKDVGFYGLANSMAIPINSLSAAMSSTMFKTLANSNKIAFAVLKANLAWVFLAFILANMLGNLIINFYLKEEYSDVSLLLLLMSIAVCFQALYQPYNAWISGHGYGRELKKMSYRMAGINCFGNIILIPILGAIGATIASMVATFYYFCASVGCYKSVTL, via the coding sequence ATGGAAGTTATGTTTAAAAATTTACTTGCCTCAAAAGTCGCGAAACAAACGCTATTTTTATTTGTAGCGCAGATATTTGGCATGGTTGTAGGTTTTGTATCCAATATGCTTTTAGCCAAACAAATGGGAGCGACAAATTTTGGGATTTATTCTTTATCTCTGGCTATTATTACGTTTATATCTATATTTTTTGAGTTTGGATATTTCTCTAGCGCCTCAAAGATGCTGGCAAACAACCATGACATAAATTTAGAAAAAAAGATATTTGGCGCGTCTATAATAATAGCATGTGTTTTATCGGCTTTTTTTATCGTATTTGCGCTCATGATTTCATTTTTACTCGGAAAAATTTTTAGTGATGAAATAGGACGAATAATCAGAATTTCGTCTTTTATAAGTTGGAGTTTCGTGATTCCATTTTTTATGGAGCTAATATTAAAAGGCAGTAATCACATAGGCTATTTAGCCGGTTTTAATATATTTTCTAAAATTTTATTTGTAGCATTTTTATCCCTTTTATTTATTTTTGAGCAATTAACTCCGTTAAATGCGCTTTTGTCTTTTTCTTTGTCTTATGCGGTTGCATTTGCGATATACGCTTATATGCTACGGCCGAATTTTAGCGGTTTTTTTGAAATTCTTAGAGCTATAAATTTGGAAAATAAACGATACGGGATGCATGTATACGTAGGTAGGGTAATTGATGTTTCTACATACAATATAGACAGGCTTTTAATAGGGTATTTTATGGGCTCAAAGGACGTCGGCTTTTATGGACTGGCAAATTCTATGGCGATACCGATAAATTCGCTATCTGCTGCCATGAGTAGCACTATGTTTAAAACGCTGGCAAATAGCAACAAAATAGCTTTTGCTGTTTTAAAGGCAAATTTAGCTTGGGTATTTTTAGCGTTTATTTTGGCTAATATGCTGGGCAATTTAATTATAAATTTTTATCTAAAAGAAGAATATAGCGACGTTTCTTTATTATTGCTTTTAATGTCTATCGCGGTTTGTTTTCAGGCTCTTTACCAGCCTTACAATGCTTGGATTAGCGGGCATGGATATGGAAGAGAACTAAAAAAAATGTCTTACCGTATGGCTGGCATAAATTGTTTCGGGAATATTATTTTAATACCCATATTGGGCGCTATTGGGGCCACAATAGCAAGTATGGTAGCAACTTTTTATTATTTCTGCGCGTCCGTGGGATGCTATAAGAGCGTTACCTTATGA
- a CDS encoding HAD-IB family hydrolase — protein sequence MHKPVLAIFDFCDTIFDGQSATFFLDFLESKLPIAKKIRAKIIKKTNKIPSSDSKRYKENLMRVFYGVKKEEMDKYAAEFYRSIVANRLHKSVIEALLAHQKSGHIIVVVSGGFEVYLKHFAKSYGIDYLISTKLEFKNCVFTSKIAGDECLGDKKVELLGNELNLKEFDFKNSFCYSDSRSDMPLFSLVGNKVVVKNAQNTDWIDDEFKVLKVDGSYV from the coding sequence TTGCATAAGCCCGTACTAGCTATTTTTGATTTTTGCGATACGATATTCGACGGTCAATCCGCTACGTTTTTTTTGGATTTTTTGGAGTCCAAACTTCCGATTGCTAAGAAAATACGTGCAAAAATTATAAAGAAAACGAATAAAATACCCTCATCTGATAGCAAAAGATATAAGGAAAATTTAATGCGGGTATTTTACGGCGTCAAAAAAGAGGAGATGGATAAATACGCTGCAGAATTTTATCGTAGTATAGTCGCAAACAGACTTCATAAAAGCGTTATAGAAGCTCTTTTAGCGCATCAAAAAAGCGGTCATATTATCGTAGTCGTATCGGGCGGATTTGAGGTATATTTGAAGCATTTTGCTAAAAGTTACGGTATAGATTATTTAATAAGCACAAAGCTTGAGTTTAAAAACTGCGTCTTTACTTCCAAAATCGCAGGCGATGAATGCTTGGGAGATAAAAAGGTAGAGTTGCTAGGTAACGAGCTAAATTTAAAGGAATTTGATTTTAAAAATTCGTTCTGTTATAGCGATAGTCGTTCGGATATGCCTCTATTTTCGCTAGTCGGCAACAAAGTAGTCGTAAAAAACGCTCAAAATACCGACTGGATAGACGATGAGTTTAAGGTTTTAAAAGTAGATGGAAGTTATGTTTAA
- a CDS encoding glycosyltransferase family 1 protein produces MRKKIAIDFRMHKASGIGTYIKGLLPFLTEKFEVILLGTEAEIREYAWSKNVKILECGREIYSLDEQICLPVKIPKCDIFWSPHYNIPILPIRAKFRAVTIHDAFHLAFYDTLNFMQKMYAKMIFNQALSRSDVVFSVSEFSRSEILKHTKTGKNVFVVPNAIDEGRFNNRYDSAVLEAAVREYKLPENFILFVGNVKPHKNLKNLLFALEKTELNLVIVGKRDGFITSDSDILEIIEKNNLTERIFFTDYVKDADIAAIYNLAKLFVFPSLYEGFGIPPLEAQACGCPVVCSNAASLPEVCGDSVLYFDPHNAEDIRNKIQAVLNDENLRNELCVKGFENIKRFSWERSAKQIIEIMEKLR; encoded by the coding sequence ATGCGTAAAAAAATAGCAATCGACTTTCGCATGCACAAAGCATCCGGAATAGGTACGTATATAAAGGGTTTACTACCGTTTTTAACGGAGAAATTCGAGGTTATTTTACTGGGTACGGAGGCTGAGATAAGGGAGTACGCATGGAGTAAAAACGTTAAAATTTTAGAGTGCGGGCGAGAAATTTACTCTTTGGACGAGCAGATTTGTTTGCCGGTAAAGATTCCTAAATGCGATATTTTTTGGTCTCCTCATTATAATATCCCTATCTTGCCTATAAGGGCGAAATTTAGAGCGGTTACCATCCATGACGCGTTTCATTTGGCCTTTTACGATACCTTAAATTTTATGCAAAAGATGTATGCCAAGATGATTTTTAATCAAGCTTTAAGTAGAAGCGACGTCGTCTTTAGCGTTTCGGAGTTTTCAAGAAGCGAGATATTAAAACATACGAAAACGGGTAAAAATGTTTTTGTCGTACCAAACGCCATAGACGAGGGGCGTTTTAATAACCGCTACGATAGCGCAGTTTTGGAGGCGGCGGTAAGAGAATATAAGCTTCCGGAAAATTTTATTTTATTCGTAGGGAACGTAAAACCCCACAAAAATTTGAAAAATTTATTGTTCGCGCTGGAAAAGACGGAATTAAATTTGGTGATAGTGGGAAAAAGAGACGGCTTTATAACTAGCGATAGCGATATTTTGGAGATTATCGAGAAAAATAATCTCACAGAGCGTATATTTTTTACCGACTATGTTAAGGACGCCGACATCGCGGCTATCTATAATCTAGCAAAATTATTCGTCTTTCCGTCTTTATACGAGGGGTTTGGTATCCCGCCGCTTGAGGCGCAGGCCTGCGGTTGCCCGGTAGTGTGCTCAAACGCCGCTAGCCTACCTGAAGTTTGCGGGGATAGCGTTTTATATTTCGATCCGCATAACGCAGAAGATATAAGAAATAAGATACAAGCCGTTTTAAACGATGAAAATTTACGAAACGAACTTTGCGTTAAGGGTTTTGAAAATATTAAGCGATTTAGCTGGGAGCGCTCGGCTAAACAAATCATAGAAATAATGGAAAAACTAAGATAA